In Leptidea sinapis chromosome 18, ilLepSina1.1, whole genome shotgun sequence, a genomic segment contains:
- the LOC126969536 gene encoding uncharacterized protein LOC126969536: MGARPRELILLLAVCALAISEAVNNTKEVKEKDSDNFLFQYEDYDAADGQEVLFNEDRPCPRDCICTVSQGYRIAKCNRLELGTQKFGDDITDLVIENAEIPIELDDFIFKKLGLHQVATIKIVNSTIKSVGPKAFHGLHELYAVNLSNNKLKSLHPETFATNKKLLLLTLPNNPFKFPAPGSQEYFLNASSVQELVLSNCNMQYVTANTIKHMPGLMYLNLAGNNLSDMEADTFKSLLDLEELDLSDNNIKSLPDDIFSENTELATLHIQRNPIDSVYGLQISDLLTLNAGQTNIQFVGPSMFNGMSYIANLNLSGNSIEKIHNQAFHKLVELNYLDLSYNNLDFISSVLIKENIELDIFKISNNPRLKHLPEDGFQCSAEQFNIYLFEAANCGLEEIFDNSLKTFTALSQINLSGNKIKTISTQVFSRSPKLVEINLSYNHLASLDAKIFEKNKELGKLNLQGNPLKVLSADVFVHTPMLTWLDMSHCELTSLWKDDKNRSAHLLDNLSFLNVSHNRITEIKQTELSHLNKLLTLDITNNLLACSRDFENLMSWLSTKKVSPNGNSASIANLSKDAKEEEGTYSWEFLTRKTCGTAMTHPVELLPPVDEEIWERIDKDAVGDIGLKEMLDDGKVADDTKSTNVNKIEGDNEDDDADDEADDDADEDGDDDSAEDYDDDDEENSDDNVDLKVKLIEKPEGKLLSTTAAPKEQSPGKNKMKIDIKLLENDIVYDDLDPEVFVQGSLEEPDHGKYEYLWPVLISVLSALLLLIVIAKVVMLACGRKNKQVRYNSAIIAAMSQPGRTKKDCGLVYQQLSEDLTGPATPKLNRYAPLHNVTVNASNVQSYESSPFHHSNIVPEAV, encoded by the coding sequence ATGGGAGCAAGGCCCCGGGAGTTAATACTGCTCCTGGCAGTTTGCGCGTTAGCTATCAGCGAGGCAGTAAACAACACCAAGGAGGTAAAAGAAAAGGACTCCGATAACTTCCTCTTCCAATACGAAGACTACGATGCAGCCGATGGCCAGGAAGTTCTCTTCAATGAAGACAGACCTTGCCCACGTGATTGCATATGCACCGTATCTCAGGGATACAGAATAGCAAAGTGCAACCGACTGGAACTTGGCACTCAGAAATTCGGAGATGACATTACAGATCTTGTAATTGAAAATGCAGAGATACCGATTGAGCTTGATGACTTTATTTTCAAGAAATTGGGTCTACATCAGGTAGCCACgattaaaattgttaatagtacCATTAAATCAGTGGGTCCTAAAGCATTCCACGGTCTCCATGAACTTTATGCTGTTAACCTTTCGAACAACAAACTCAAGAGTCTTCATCCCGAAACTTTTGCCACcaataaaaagttattgttGTTGACGCTTCCGAACAATCCCTTTAAATTTCCAGCACCGGGATCACAAGAATACTTCTTAAACGCATCCTCTGTTCAAGAACTTGTTCTTTCTAACTGTAACATGCAATATGTAACTGCAAATACTATCAAACATATGCCCGGACTGATGTATCTCAATCTGGCCGGAAATAATCTGTCCGATATGGAAGCTGACACCTTCAAGAGTCTTTTAGACCTAGAAGAGTTAGACCTTAGTGACAACAACATCAAATCTCTTCCTGATGACATTTTCTCAGAAAACACAGAGTTAGCGACACTCCATATTCAGAGAAACCCAATCGACTCCGTGTACGGACTTCAGATATCTGACCTTCTTACACTTAACGCTGGTCAAACCAATATACAGTTTGTTGGTCCTTCCATGTTTAATGGCATGTCTTACATAGCTAACTTAAATCTTAGTGGAAATAGTATTGAAAAGATTCATAACCAGGCATTCCACAAACTTGTTGAACTCAACTATCTTGACCTTTCATACAACAATTTAGATTTTATTTCCAGTGTTCTTATCAAAGAAAACATTGAATtagatattttcaaaatatcaaaCAATCCCAGATTAAAACATTTGCCAGAAGACGGGTTCCAGTGCTCTGCAGAgcaattcaatatttatttgttcgaGGCTGCTAATTGTGGTCTAGAAGAAATTTTTGATAACTCACTTAAGACATTTACGGCTTTGTCTCAAATTAACCTCTCTggcaataaaatcaaaacaatcagTACACAAGTATTCTCTCGCAGCCCAAAATTAGTTGAAATCAACCTTTCGTACAATCATCTCGCAAGCTTAGAtgctaaaatttttgaaaagaacAAAGAACTCGGCAAACTGAACCTTCAAGGTAACCCTTTGAAAGTGCTATCTGCTGATGTATTTGTTCACACACCGATGTTAACTTGGTTAGATATGAGCCATTGTGAATTAACGTCACTATGGAAAGATGACAAGAACCGCTCTGCACACCTTCTCGATAATTTAAGTTTCTTAAATgtatcacataatcgtattacCGAGATCAAACAAACTGAACTTTCCCATCTTAATAAATTGCTCACTCTGGACATTACCAACAATTTACTTGCATGTAGTCGTGACTTTGAAAATCTTATGTCTTGGCTTAGTACGAAAAAGGTTTCACCGAACGGAAACTCTGCTAGCATTGCAAATCTATCTAAGGATGCAAAGGAAGAAGAAGGTACATATAGTTGGGAGTTCCTTACGCGTAAAACATGTGGCACTGCTATGACACATCCTGTTGAGTTATTACCACCAGTAGATGAAGAAATATGGGAAAGAATCGACAAAGACGCAGTGGGCGACATCGGACTTAAGGAAATGCTTGATGACGGAAAAGTTGCAGATGACACAAAGAGCACAAATGTTAATAAGATTGAGGGAGATAACGAGGATGATGACGCAGATGACGAGGCCGATGATGATGCTGATGAAGACGGTGATGATGATTCAGCTGAAGATTACGATGACGACGATGAGGAAAATAGCGACGATAACGTAGATTTGAAAGTTAAGCTCATCGAAAAACCTGAAGGTAAGCTGCTATCCACTACTGCTGCACCAAAAGAACAATCGCCAGGCAAAAACAAGATGAAGATTGACATTAAGTTACTAGAAAATGACATCGTGTATGATGACTTGGACCCTGAAGTATTCGTGCAAGGGTCGTTAGAAGAGCCTGATCACGGCAAATACGAGTATCTGTGGCCAGTTTTGATTTCTGTTTTAAGTGCTCTGTTGCTCCTCATTGTAATCGCTAAGGTCGTGATGCTCGCTTGCGGTAGAAAGAATAAGCAAGTGAGATACAACAGTGCCATAATAGCGGCCATGAGTCAACCAGGCCGTACGAAGAAGGACTGTGGGTTGGTGTATCAGCAGTTGTCAGAAGACCTCACCGGTCCGGCCACACCAAAACTGAACCGCTACGCACCACTTCACAACGTAACTGTGAACGCTTCCAACGTCCAGTCTTACGAAAGCAGTCCATTCCACCACAGCAACATTGTGCCCGAGGCTGTGTAA